A window of Streptomyces subrutilus contains these coding sequences:
- the gntD gene encoding guanitoxin biosynthesis L-enduracididine beta-hydroxylase GntD encodes MQTIAPPAAASAAVSHPGPGVPRIELLPDERHRVAALAHEYARDSADLDARRSLQLAALMSHELPRSLRRVLTDFRLSGAPHAGFLISGLLIDENALGPTPTRYQERPDRPELRHADAVLRLVGSLLGEPFSFSSQQRGRLILDLYPVRGHEFDQLGSGSTAMLDWHTEDAFHPHRADWMMLLGLRNHDAVATTFAAMQDVELSEEHRAVLFEKRFAILPDQSHTKSFNQATGAADATEAAHGEQFRRIDTMANRPEPIALLDGDPAAPWLRVDPPFMHSNPLDPLAAEAQDALLAAIEAKLTDVTIGNGDLFVIDNKRAVHGRRPFAARYDGTDRWLKRINLTADLRRSAGSRRGDHGRAVV; translated from the coding sequence ATGCAGACCATCGCACCGCCTGCCGCGGCGTCCGCCGCGGTGTCACACCCGGGACCGGGAGTTCCGCGCATCGAACTCCTGCCCGACGAACGCCACCGGGTGGCCGCGCTCGCCCACGAGTACGCGCGGGACTCCGCGGACCTCGACGCCCGGCGCTCCCTCCAGCTCGCCGCCCTGATGTCCCACGAGCTGCCGCGCTCCCTGCGGCGCGTGCTGACCGACTTCCGCCTGTCCGGGGCCCCGCACGCGGGGTTCCTGATCAGCGGGCTGCTCATCGACGAGAACGCGCTCGGGCCCACCCCGACGCGCTACCAGGAGCGCCCCGACCGCCCCGAGCTGCGGCACGCGGACGCCGTGCTGCGGCTGGTCGGCTCCCTGCTCGGCGAGCCCTTCTCCTTCAGCAGCCAGCAGCGCGGGCGGCTGATCCTCGACCTGTACCCGGTCCGCGGGCACGAGTTCGACCAGCTCGGGTCCGGCTCCACGGCCATGCTGGACTGGCACACCGAGGACGCGTTCCACCCGCACCGCGCGGACTGGATGATGCTGCTGGGGCTGCGCAACCACGACGCCGTGGCCACCACCTTCGCCGCCATGCAGGACGTGGAGCTGTCCGAGGAGCACCGCGCGGTCCTGTTCGAGAAGCGTTTCGCGATCCTGCCGGACCAGTCGCACACCAAGAGCTTCAACCAGGCCACCGGCGCCGCCGACGCGACCGAAGCCGCCCACGGCGAGCAGTTCCGCCGTATCGACACCATGGCGAACCGGCCCGAGCCGATCGCGCTGCTGGACGGCGACCCCGCCGCCCCGTGGCTGCGCGTCGACCCGCCGTTCATGCACAGCAACCCGCTCGACCCGCTGGCCGCCGAGGCGCAGGACGCGCTGCTGGCCGCGATCGAGGCGAAGCTGACCGACGTGACGATCGGCAACGGCGACCTCTTCGTCATCGACAACAAGCGCGCCGTGCACGGGCGCCGGCCGTTCGCGGCCCGCTACGACGGCACCGACCGCTGGCTCAAGCGCATCAACCTCACCGCCGATCTGCGGCGCAGCGCCGGCTCCCGGCGGGGCGACCACGGCCGGGCCGTGGTCTGA
- a CDS encoding MFS transporter gives MAAEPNLIRRHRLFRHFWLARSVSLIGDGAAMVALVLLVSRGEHAGTAVSLILLAESVPRFFGPLAGALADRMGVRRLLIGAELVQAAVFGVIVLARPDLALLVPLVAVAAAASTVFSAAGRTVVPRLVDEADLMPANAWMGTAFNLQAALGPVLGGVFTAWGSAYGALAINAGTFVLSALLLTRIPALEPLRTGERKSLLGDTVEGLKFVRHHRVARAIVLLLLLGLFFGSLDNLALVFLAEHSLNTGETGFGVLSASFGVAMVAASLWLVRAAESRSPVWVLLAGWFFTGLGLLLTAAAPVLFAAIAMQLIAGLGNGVANVGEETLLQKAVPGEVLGRVGGTLSSAAFFGSTAGYLAGSLLNPDGNPRLVFVIAGGGIFLALALCGPALLSARGALGSPPDGKPAADGPEDGGLPLSAVPPVASAQTIAPPGGTS, from the coding sequence TTGGCCGCAGAACCCAATCTGATCCGACGCCACCGGCTGTTCCGCCACTTCTGGCTGGCCCGCTCGGTCTCTCTGATCGGCGACGGCGCGGCCATGGTGGCCCTCGTCCTGCTCGTCAGCCGCGGTGAGCACGCCGGTACCGCCGTCTCGCTGATCCTCCTCGCCGAGTCCGTGCCGCGGTTCTTCGGACCGCTCGCCGGAGCGCTCGCGGACCGGATGGGCGTGCGCCGCCTTCTGATCGGCGCCGAGCTGGTGCAGGCCGCGGTGTTCGGAGTCATCGTGCTGGCCCGCCCGGACCTGGCGTTGCTGGTACCGCTGGTCGCCGTGGCCGCCGCGGCCTCCACCGTGTTCTCCGCGGCCGGCCGTACGGTGGTCCCCCGCCTGGTCGACGAGGCGGACCTGATGCCCGCCAACGCGTGGATGGGCACCGCCTTCAACCTGCAGGCCGCCCTCGGCCCGGTGCTCGGCGGCGTGTTCACCGCCTGGGGCAGCGCGTACGGCGCGCTCGCGATCAACGCGGGCACCTTCGTGCTGTCGGCCCTGCTGCTGACGCGCATCCCGGCGCTGGAGCCGCTGCGCACCGGCGAGCGCAAGAGCCTGCTGGGCGACACCGTCGAGGGGCTGAAGTTCGTACGCCACCACCGGGTGGCCCGCGCCATCGTGCTGCTGCTCCTGCTGGGCCTGTTCTTCGGCTCGCTGGACAACCTGGCGCTGGTCTTCCTCGCCGAGCACTCGCTGAACACCGGCGAGACCGGGTTCGGCGTGCTGTCCGCCTCCTTCGGCGTCGCCATGGTCGCCGCCTCGCTGTGGCTGGTCCGCGCGGCCGAGAGCCGCTCGCCCGTCTGGGTGCTGCTCGCGGGCTGGTTCTTCACCGGCCTCGGCCTGCTGCTGACCGCCGCCGCCCCGGTGCTGTTCGCCGCGATCGCCATGCAGCTGATCGCGGGGCTCGGCAACGGCGTGGCCAACGTCGGCGAGGAGACCCTGCTGCAGAAGGCCGTGCCCGGCGAGGTACTGGGCCGGGTCGGCGGCACGCTGTCCTCCGCCGCCTTCTTCGGCAGCACGGCCGGCTACCTGGCCGGCAGCCTGCTGAACCCCGACGGCAACCCGCGGCTGGTCTTCGTGATCGCCGGCGGCGGCATCTTCCTGGCGCTCGCCCTGTGCGGGCCGGCCCTGCTGTCCGCGCGCGGCGCCCTCGGGTCCCCGCCCGACGGCAAGCCGGCCGCCGACGGGCCGGAGGACGGCGGGCTCCCCCTCTCCGCGGTCCCCCCGGTCGCCTCGGCCCAGACCATCGCGCCACCCGGAGGCACGTCATGA
- a CDS encoding MBL fold metallo-hydrolase, with protein MTSRGLVTTGAPSPSATPAAPGTTATRAPSATPAAPVARAATVASATAVASSSRGRPAKGYLNPSVVPQPLLHRWYAWCHLVPPHTAALNLRERYLPQLRSYLRSPQVHASALSNPARYGGPFLAPYGGVPGDVEELLAATEAAAAPLLRLAGDIKDAQRMLAEQADGKPMESLYAQVPESLRGLVELVYDTGNRPRLRFFEPLVHRAFAAELAEGQEISLAPRTDLAQPFTFGSPILPGPHRLDLRIPFADPRLDALYASRRTGADVAGLAELLLGDEASDTAAAAFAGLFTETAPAPYEQAPAGSVRMRYLNHATVLLETGSTAVLLDPLPGYADDGHRHLTLADLPERLDAVVLSHLHCDHVSVEALLQLRHRVATVVVPRGGGGSLEDPSPKLLLQALGFTSVVELGEMESARIGEDAEVTMLPFLGEHGDLDIRSKAVPLVEIGGRRVLFATDAVDIDPDLYRRVRESTGDVDTVFIGLECVGAPMSWLYGPLMEGTQDRANDQARRLKGCDADMAERLVKRFGAQEVFVYALGLEPWLRHLTGSSYDPQSEQIRQTTLLVDRCRTRGVPAELLYQHAERLWPTSRP; from the coding sequence ATGACCTCACGGGGCCTGGTGACGACGGGGGCCCCGTCTCCTTCGGCGACCCCGGCGGCCCCGGGGACGACGGCGACCCGGGCTCCTTCGGCAACCCCGGCGGCCCCGGTGGCCCGGGCGGCGACGGTGGCTTCGGCCACCGCCGTGGCCTCGTCCTCCAGGGGCCGCCCGGCCAAGGGCTACCTCAACCCGTCCGTCGTCCCGCAGCCCCTGCTGCACCGCTGGTACGCCTGGTGCCACCTGGTGCCGCCGCACACCGCCGCGCTCAACCTGCGCGAGCGCTACCTGCCCCAGCTGCGCAGCTACCTGCGCTCCCCGCAGGTGCACGCGTCCGCGCTGAGCAACCCGGCCCGGTACGGCGGCCCGTTCCTCGCCCCGTACGGCGGCGTCCCCGGGGACGTCGAGGAGCTGCTGGCCGCCACCGAGGCGGCCGCCGCTCCCCTGCTGCGGCTGGCCGGGGACATCAAGGACGCCCAGCGGATGCTCGCCGAGCAGGCCGACGGCAAGCCGATGGAGTCGCTGTACGCCCAGGTGCCCGAGAGCCTGCGGGGGCTGGTCGAGCTGGTCTACGACACCGGCAACCGGCCGCGGCTGCGCTTCTTCGAGCCGTTGGTCCACCGGGCGTTCGCGGCGGAACTGGCCGAGGGCCAGGAGATCTCGCTGGCCCCGCGCACGGACCTGGCGCAGCCCTTCACCTTCGGCAGCCCGATCCTCCCGGGCCCGCACCGTCTCGACCTGCGCATCCCGTTCGCCGACCCGCGCCTCGACGCGCTGTACGCCTCCCGCCGCACCGGGGCCGATGTCGCGGGCCTGGCCGAACTGCTGCTCGGGGACGAGGCGTCGGACACGGCCGCGGCCGCCTTCGCGGGCCTGTTCACCGAGACCGCCCCGGCGCCGTACGAGCAGGCGCCGGCGGGCTCCGTACGGATGCGCTACCTCAACCACGCGACGGTCCTGCTGGAGACCGGGTCCACGGCCGTACTGCTGGACCCGCTGCCCGGCTACGCCGACGACGGCCACCGCCACCTCACCCTGGCCGACCTGCCCGAACGGCTGGACGCGGTGGTCCTGAGCCACCTGCACTGCGACCACGTATCGGTGGAGGCCCTGCTCCAGCTGCGCCACCGGGTGGCCACGGTCGTCGTCCCCCGGGGCGGCGGCGGCTCCCTGGAGGACCCGAGCCCCAAACTCCTGCTCCAGGCGCTGGGCTTCACCTCGGTGGTGGAGCTGGGCGAGATGGAGTCGGCGCGGATCGGCGAGGACGCCGAGGTCACGATGCTGCCGTTCCTGGGCGAGCACGGCGACCTCGACATCCGCTCCAAGGCGGTCCCGCTGGTGGAGATCGGCGGCCGGCGGGTGCTGTTCGCGACGGACGCGGTGGACATCGACCCGGACCTGTACCGCAGGGTGCGAGAGAGCACCGGGGACGTGGACACGGTCTTCATCGGGCTGGAGTGCGTGGGCGCGCCCATGTCGTGGCTCTACGGCCCGCTCATGGAAGGCACCCAGGACCGCGCGAACGACCAGGCCCGCCGCCTCAAGGGCTGCGACGCTGACATGGCGGAACGCCTGGTCAAGCGCTTCGGCGCACAGGAGGTCTTCGTCTACGCCCTGGGCCTGGAACCGTGGCTGCGCCACCTGACGGGCTCCAGCTACGACCCGCAGTCGGAACAGATCCGCCAGACCACCCTCCTCGTGGACCGCTGCCGCACCCGCGGCGTCCCGGCGGAACTCCTCTACCAACACGCCGAACGCCTCTGGCCCACCAGCCGCCCCTGA